The proteins below come from a single Ictalurus punctatus breed USDA103 chromosome 24, Coco_2.0, whole genome shotgun sequence genomic window:
- the sesn2 gene encoding sestrin-2 isoform X2, producing MKVLSETAGQAVLTDTLSVSHADHVTTVMGMHPTYLNCFLRTQNALLQPDGPLPLSWRHYIIIMASARHRCSYLVRLHSSAFLLSGGDESWLRGIHCAPLKVQRLQTLNKLLAHRPWLITQAHIQELVCPGAEPRWSLAELIQAVVLMSHAHSLASFIWGCGIHPEPDCAAEQTSPPATPQDGRTHRHEWTEAVNEVQLLMEKMMMVQQQEEEFTPEEMVTRFERERTESLLEPAEVGRSVLPDSVSRFIRDPDFIYQDFSPKGEQAPPTMRAQDYSWEDHGFSLMNRLYCEMAQLLDEKFQVVYALTYHTMAMHTDVDTSTLRKALWNYIHCIYGIRYDDYDYGEVNQLLERNMKVYVKTVSCHPEKTTLRMYSTFWRQFRHSEKVHVNLLLMEARLQAALLYALRAITRYMT from the exons ATGAAG gTTCTGTCTGAGACAGCGGGGCAGGCAGTACTGACAGACACTCTGTCAGTTAGTCATGCTGATCATGTCACTACAGTAATGGGGATGCATCCCACCTACCTGAACTGCTTCTTGCGCACCCAGAATGCTTTGCTGCAGCCAGATGGTCCCTTGCCGCTATCATGGAGACACTATATTATCATAATG GCGTCTGCTCGGCATCGGTGTTCCTACCTGGTGCGGCTGCATAGCTCTGCATTTCTACTGTCCGGTGGCGATGAGTCCTGGCTCAGAGGTATTCACTGTGCTCCCCTTAAAGTCCAGCGCCTGCAGACACTCAACAAACTTCTAGCACATCGGCCATGGCTCATCACTCAGGCACACATACAG GAGCTTGTGTGTCCAGGAGCAGAGCCTCGCTGGTCATTAGCGGAGCTGATTCAAGCCGTGGTCCTCATGAGTCACGCCCACTCTCTAGCCTCCTTTATCTGGGGCTGTGGCATTCACCCAGAGCCAGACTGTGCAGCTGAACAGACGTCTCCTCCAGCCACTCCCCAGGATGGCCGCACCCATCGACATGAg TGGACTGAGGCTGTAAATGAAGTGCAGCTGTTGATggagaagatgatgatggttcAGCAGCAAGAAGAGGAGTTCACTCCAGAGGAGATGGTTACTcgctttgagagagagaggactgaAAGTTTACTGGAACCAGCTGAAG TGGGCCGCTCTGTCCTCCCGGATTCTGTCTCACGGTTCATCCGGGAtccagatttcatttatcaggACTTCAGTCCAAAAGGAGAGCAGGCACCACCTACCATGAGAGCTCag GACTACTCTTGGGAGGACCATGGCTTCTCTCTCATGAACAGGCTTTATTGCGAGATGGCTCAGTTGCTGGACGAGAAGTTCCAGGTGGTATATGCGCTGACATATCACACCATGGCCATGCACACAGATGTGGACACCTCTACCCTCCGGAAAGCTCTCTGGAACTATATACACTGCATATATGGCATCAG GTATGATGATTACGACTACGGTGAGGTCAACCAGCTGTTGGAACGTAATATGAAGGTGTATGTCAAGACTGTTTCCTGTCATCCGGAGAAGACGACACTTAGAATGTATTCCACTTTCTGGAGACAGTTCCGTCATTCAGAAAAG gttcaCGTGAACCTGCTGTTGATGGAGGCGAGACTGCAGGCAGCTTTGCTTTATGCACTCAGAGCCATCACCCGCTACATGACCTAG
- the sesn2 gene encoding sestrin-2 isoform X1 — MKEEGVLEVLQPLSSGPSAFIPAEVVLSETAGQAVLTDTLSVSHADHVTTVMGMHPTYLNCFLRTQNALLQPDGPLPLSWRHYIIIMASARHRCSYLVRLHSSAFLLSGGDESWLRGIHCAPLKVQRLQTLNKLLAHRPWLITQAHIQELVCPGAEPRWSLAELIQAVVLMSHAHSLASFIWGCGIHPEPDCAAEQTSPPATPQDGRTHRHEWTEAVNEVQLLMEKMMMVQQQEEEFTPEEMVTRFERERTESLLEPAEVGRSVLPDSVSRFIRDPDFIYQDFSPKGEQAPPTMRAQDYSWEDHGFSLMNRLYCEMAQLLDEKFQVVYALTYHTMAMHTDVDTSTLRKALWNYIHCIYGIRYDDYDYGEVNQLLERNMKVYVKTVSCHPEKTTLRMYSTFWRQFRHSEKVHVNLLLMEARLQAALLYALRAITRYMT, encoded by the exons ATGAAG GAGGAGGGTGTTTTAGAGGTCCTTCAGCCATTGTCCTCTGGGCCCAGTGCCTTCATTCCAGCTGAAGTG gTTCTGTCTGAGACAGCGGGGCAGGCAGTACTGACAGACACTCTGTCAGTTAGTCATGCTGATCATGTCACTACAGTAATGGGGATGCATCCCACCTACCTGAACTGCTTCTTGCGCACCCAGAATGCTTTGCTGCAGCCAGATGGTCCCTTGCCGCTATCATGGAGACACTATATTATCATAATG GCGTCTGCTCGGCATCGGTGTTCCTACCTGGTGCGGCTGCATAGCTCTGCATTTCTACTGTCCGGTGGCGATGAGTCCTGGCTCAGAGGTATTCACTGTGCTCCCCTTAAAGTCCAGCGCCTGCAGACACTCAACAAACTTCTAGCACATCGGCCATGGCTCATCACTCAGGCACACATACAG GAGCTTGTGTGTCCAGGAGCAGAGCCTCGCTGGTCATTAGCGGAGCTGATTCAAGCCGTGGTCCTCATGAGTCACGCCCACTCTCTAGCCTCCTTTATCTGGGGCTGTGGCATTCACCCAGAGCCAGACTGTGCAGCTGAACAGACGTCTCCTCCAGCCACTCCCCAGGATGGCCGCACCCATCGACATGAg TGGACTGAGGCTGTAAATGAAGTGCAGCTGTTGATggagaagatgatgatggttcAGCAGCAAGAAGAGGAGTTCACTCCAGAGGAGATGGTTACTcgctttgagagagagaggactgaAAGTTTACTGGAACCAGCTGAAG TGGGCCGCTCTGTCCTCCCGGATTCTGTCTCACGGTTCATCCGGGAtccagatttcatttatcaggACTTCAGTCCAAAAGGAGAGCAGGCACCACCTACCATGAGAGCTCag GACTACTCTTGGGAGGACCATGGCTTCTCTCTCATGAACAGGCTTTATTGCGAGATGGCTCAGTTGCTGGACGAGAAGTTCCAGGTGGTATATGCGCTGACATATCACACCATGGCCATGCACACAGATGTGGACACCTCTACCCTCCGGAAAGCTCTCTGGAACTATATACACTGCATATATGGCATCAG GTATGATGATTACGACTACGGTGAGGTCAACCAGCTGTTGGAACGTAATATGAAGGTGTATGTCAAGACTGTTTCCTGTCATCCGGAGAAGACGACACTTAGAATGTATTCCACTTTCTGGAGACAGTTCCGTCATTCAGAAAAG gttcaCGTGAACCTGCTGTTGATGGAGGCGAGACTGCAGGCAGCTTTGCTTTATGCACTCAGAGCCATCACCCGCTACATGACCTAG